In Gammaproteobacteria bacterium, one genomic interval encodes:
- a CDS encoding thiamine pyrophosphate-binding protein has translation MAGSRSTQGNYKSLLDGAISRRQFGKALAAIGFSAAAAESLTRMISEADAQTLPPERGSSVEGTGAEVLVEALLAAGVEYLFATTATGMTAIFDALASRPELKFLLTLQEGQATAMAHGYELASGRTAVLLVPGVAVPSAMNNLYNAWKDRSAIVAISDSAQTTFGGRNQFQQMDDWLEPLQQFTKWRWQINRPERISEFTRRAIKMAGTPPGGPVHLRIPINVLGEPKLKQTVYPQQLFRVDVNLPPKPELLESAARALLESNAPFINVGHEVTRSGAVDDVVRLAETLGARVSQGYSVYGDFPFKHPLWAGFYGLGAPKHLGQSDVFLNLGTEMPGPGILAPSPPGKATVIHARMEYEDIGNFQPTDIALAGGIREITTALIDAIEGMATRERLAKLREPRMDAAREEFAKRLEDQRRTSEEDWNAAPISWARMAWELDRHLAEDAIIVSELDNRLPYHWMDFAPGRKRLIGQTTGFALGWGVGAALGVKVAQPDRQVVCLVGDGAFLFGQTEALWAAARHDIPITIVVFNNESYDGERERIYWFSPLARNRETRDLWKDISCYLGDPLVDFAAVSRAFGVEAETVLEPAGMEAALERAQLVNRDGGAYLIDARIMQQGHGANSTWHPDISIARKRKRLI, from the coding sequence ATGGCCGGCTCCCGGTCCACGCAAGGCAACTACAAGAGTCTGCTCGACGGCGCGATCTCGCGGCGGCAGTTCGGCAAGGCGCTGGCGGCGATCGGCTTTTCCGCCGCGGCGGCGGAGTCGCTGACGCGGATGATTTCCGAGGCCGACGCCCAGACGCTGCCGCCGGAACGGGGCAGCAGCGTTGAGGGAACAGGCGCCGAAGTCCTCGTGGAAGCCTTGTTGGCGGCGGGCGTCGAGTACCTGTTCGCGACCACGGCCACGGGCATGACCGCGATCTTCGACGCGCTGGCGTCGCGGCCGGAACTCAAGTTCCTGCTGACCCTGCAGGAAGGCCAGGCAACGGCGATGGCGCACGGCTACGAACTGGCCAGCGGCCGCACCGCGGTCCTGCTGGTGCCCGGCGTCGCGGTTCCGTCGGCGATGAACAACCTCTACAACGCCTGGAAGGACCGTTCCGCGATCGTGGCCATTTCCGACTCGGCCCAGACCACCTTCGGGGGCCGCAACCAGTTCCAGCAAATGGACGACTGGCTGGAGCCGCTGCAGCAGTTCACCAAGTGGCGCTGGCAGATCAATCGGCCGGAGCGGATCAGCGAGTTCACCCGGCGCGCCATCAAGATGGCGGGAACGCCGCCGGGCGGCCCCGTGCACCTGCGCATTCCGATCAATGTCCTGGGCGAGCCGAAGCTGAAGCAGACCGTCTATCCCCAGCAATTGTTCCGGGTTGACGTCAATCTGCCGCCTAAACCCGAGCTGCTGGAATCGGCGGCGCGGGCCCTGCTGGAGTCGAATGCGCCCTTTATCAACGTCGGACACGAAGTGACGCGCAGCGGCGCGGTGGACGACGTGGTGCGCCTTGCCGAAACGCTGGGCGCCCGGGTCAGCCAGGGCTATTCCGTGTACGGCGACTTTCCTTTCAAACACCCGTTGTGGGCCGGGTTCTACGGCCTGGGCGCCCCGAAACACCTGGGTCAGAGCGATGTCTTTCTCAACCTGGGAACGGAAATGCCCGGTCCCGGAATCCTGGCCCCTTCGCCGCCGGGCAAGGCGACCGTCATTCACGCGCGCATGGAATACGAGGACATCGGCAACTTCCAGCCGACCGATATTGCGCTGGCCGGAGGCATCCGGGAAATCACCACCGCGCTGATCGACGCCATCGAGGGGATGGCTACCCGTGAAAGGCTTGCAAAGCTCCGCGAACCCCGGATGGATGCGGCCCGAGAGGAATTCGCGAAACGCCTGGAGGACCAGCGCAGGACGTCCGAAGAAGACTGGAACGCGGCGCCCATCAGCTGGGCGCGCATGGCCTGGGAACTCGACCGGCACCTGGCCGAGGACGCGATTATCGTTTCGGAACTCGACAACCGGCTTCCCTACCACTGGATGGACTTCGCGCCCGGCAGGAAACGGCTGATCGGTCAGACCACCGGGTTCGCGCTGGGCTGGGGCGTGGGCGCGGCGCTGGGCGTCAAGGTGGCCCAGCCGGACCGGCAGGTCGTCTGCCTGGTGGGCGACGGGGCCTTCCTGTTCGGTCAGACGGAAGCGCTATGGGCGGCCGCGCGCCACGACATTCCGATCACGATCGTGGTGTTCAACAACGAGTCCTACGACGGCGAGCGGGAGCGCATCTACTGGTTCTCGCCGCTGGCCCGCAATCGCGAGACCCGCGACCTGTGGAAGGACATCAGCTGCTACCTGGGCGACCCGCTGGTGGACTTTGCCGCCGTCTCGCGGGCGTTTGGAGTGGAAGCGGAGACCGTGCTGGAACCGGCCGGAATGGAAGCCGCGCTGGAGCGCGCGCAACTCGTCAACCGGGACGGTGGCGCCTACCTGATCGACGCGCGGATCATGCAGCAGGGGCACGGCGCCAATTCCACCTGGCACCCCGACATCTCCATCGCCCGCAAACGCAAACGCCTGATCTGA
- the oppB gene encoding oligopeptide ABC transporter permease OppB, translating to MFRYAIRRVFAAIPTLLILIALAFFMIRAAPGGPFDSEKTLHPEIEAKIRAAYHLDEPLYQQFVRYLQGLTQGDFGPSFQYIDRSVTELIREGFPVSLQLGACAMLLALLVGVTAGGWAALRQNRASDHAVMAASMTGISIPNFVVGPLLILVFAVHLDWLPAGGWPTEGFFARLPNMVMPVIALALPQIAYIARLTRGSMIEVLRSNFIRMARAQGLAQSTILLRHALKPGLLPVLSYLGPATAAVITGSVVIEQIFGVPGLGRHFVQGALNRDYTLVMGVVVFYGVLIILFNFLVDVCYGLLDPRVRQRD from the coding sequence ATGTTCCGTTACGCGATAAGGCGGGTCTTTGCGGCGATCCCCACGCTGCTTATCCTGATCGCGCTGGCGTTCTTCATGATTCGCGCCGCCCCGGGCGGCCCCTTTGACAGCGAGAAAACGCTTCATCCGGAAATCGAGGCCAAGATTCGCGCCGCCTATCACCTCGACGAGCCGCTGTATCAGCAGTTCGTTCGCTACCTTCAGGGGCTGACGCAAGGCGACTTCGGCCCCTCCTTTCAGTACATCGACCGCAGCGTGACCGAACTGATCCGCGAGGGGTTTCCCGTGTCGCTGCAGCTTGGGGCCTGCGCCATGCTGCTGGCCCTGCTGGTGGGCGTGACGGCCGGCGGCTGGGCGGCGTTGCGGCAGAACCGCGCGTCCGACCATGCGGTAATGGCGGCCAGCATGACGGGAATCTCGATCCCCAACTTCGTGGTCGGACCGTTGCTGATCCTGGTATTCGCGGTGCACCTCGATTGGCTGCCGGCTGGCGGCTGGCCCACGGAGGGCTTCTTCGCCCGATTGCCCAACATGGTGATGCCGGTCATCGCCCTGGCGTTGCCGCAGATCGCCTATATCGCCCGGCTTACCCGCGGCAGCATGATCGAGGTGCTGCGCAGCAATTTCATACGCATGGCGCGCGCGCAGGGCCTGGCGCAGTCCACCATCCTGCTGCGGCATGCGCTCAAACCCGGTCTGCTCCCGGTGCTCTCGTATCTGGGGCCCGCAACGGCGGCCGTCATCACGGGCTCGGTGGTCATCGAGCAGATCTTCGGCGTGCCCGGCCTGGGGCGCCATTTTGTGCAGGGCGCGCTGAACCGGGACTACACGCTGGTGATGGGCGTGGTCGTTTTCTACGGAGTGCTGATCATCCTGTTCAACTTCCTCGTGGATGTCTGCTACGGCCTGCTGGACCCACGGGTCCGTCAGCGAGACTGA
- the speB gene encoding agmatinase, producing MDAKKLERLRERYGRPDGDLEADVPFREALKQAVDSDLHQKKPYGDPPTLLDFPHIEDWAGLDVALVGVPMDLGVTNRPGARFGPRALRAIERVGPYHPTYNLVPANVLRCADVGDVPFRSRFSLEKSIEDIEAFYRKIAAAGLMPISAGGDHSITYPIMKALGAGAPLGMVHIDAHCDTAGPYDDEKFHHGGPFRLAVLDGVLDPDRCIQIGIRGSAELAWAFSYDSGMTVIHMDDFHDMGLPAVISMCREKVAGGPVYVSVDVDGIDPAYTPGTGTPEIGGLTPLEAQRLLRGLAGLPIVGGDLVEVAPQYDPSANTAHVGASMMFEILGLMADLKAKSG from the coding sequence GTGGACGCAAAGAAACTTGAACGGCTGCGCGAAAGGTACGGGCGGCCGGACGGAGACCTGGAGGCGGATGTGCCCTTCAGGGAGGCGCTGAAGCAGGCCGTCGACAGCGACCTGCACCAGAAGAAGCCGTACGGCGATCCGCCGACGCTGCTGGATTTCCCCCACATCGAGGACTGGGCCGGACTGGACGTCGCCCTGGTGGGCGTGCCCATGGACCTGGGCGTCACGAACCGGCCGGGGGCGCGTTTCGGCCCGCGGGCGCTGCGCGCGATCGAACGGGTCGGACCCTACCATCCCACCTACAACCTCGTTCCCGCCAACGTGCTGCGTTGCGCCGACGTGGGCGACGTGCCGTTCCGCTCGCGCTTCAGCCTCGAGAAGAGCATCGAGGACATAGAGGCCTTCTACCGGAAGATCGCTGCCGCCGGCCTCATGCCGATCTCCGCCGGGGGCGATCACTCGATCACCTACCCCATCATGAAAGCGCTGGGCGCCGGAGCGCCGCTGGGCATGGTGCATATCGATGCGCACTGCGACACCGCCGGCCCATACGACGATGAGAAATTTCACCACGGCGGCCCTTTCCGCCTGGCGGTGCTGGACGGCGTGCTGGATCCCGACCGCTGCATTCAGATCGGCATACGCGGCAGCGCCGAGCTGGCCTGGGCCTTCAGCTACGATTCCGGAATGACCGTGATCCACATGGACGATTTCCATGACATGGGGCTGCCGGCCGTGATATCGATGTGCCGCGAGAAGGTCGCGGGCGGGCCGGTTTACGTGAGCGTGGACGTCGATGGAATCGATCCGGCCTACACGCCCGGAACGGGCACGCCCGAGATCGGGGGGCTGACGCCGCTGGAGGCTCAACGCCTGCTGCGCGGACTTGCGGGATTGCCCATCGTGGGCGGCGATCTGGTGGAGGTGGCGCCCCAGTACGACCCCTCGGCAAACACCGCGCATGTGGGCGCCAGCATGATGTTCGAGATCCTCGGCCTGATGGCCGACCTCAAGGCGAAAAGCGGCTGA
- a CDS encoding ParB/RepB/Spo0J family partition protein: MAAPNRGLGRGLEALLGPRREPQAADRELRELPLDLLRPGQFQPRQAMAPERIAELAESIGAQGVVQPILVRPVDGEGDSQARYEIVAGERRWRAAQHAGLETVPAVVRPLSDAESALAALVENVQREDLSAMELARALRAILEISGGTHKEVGRSIGMSRAAVSNHLRLLELGDAAKELLGERKLEMGHGRALLAVTNPARQAALARLIAEKGLTVRDAERLAQAEGRPEKTPAPRDPNVVSLERDLSERWGAPVRIRHGKRGGRLEVRYKNLDELQSLLSRLP; this comes from the coding sequence ATGGCCGCTCCCAACCGGGGACTGGGGCGCGGGCTCGAGGCTTTGCTGGGGCCTCGGCGGGAGCCGCAAGCTGCGGATCGCGAACTTCGCGAACTGCCTCTGGACCTGCTGCGGCCCGGGCAATTCCAGCCGCGCCAGGCCATGGCGCCCGAGCGCATTGCGGAGTTGGCCGAATCGATTGGGGCCCAGGGCGTCGTGCAGCCTATCCTGGTGCGCCCTGTCGATGGAGAAGGCGATTCGCAGGCCCGGTACGAGATTGTCGCCGGCGAACGCCGCTGGCGTGCCGCCCAGCATGCCGGCCTGGAGACCGTGCCCGCCGTCGTGCGGCCGTTGTCCGACGCAGAGTCCGCGCTCGCGGCTCTGGTCGAGAACGTTCAGCGGGAGGACCTGAGCGCCATGGAGCTGGCCCGCGCGCTGCGTGCGATTCTGGAAATTTCCGGCGGCACCCACAAGGAGGTGGGCAGGTCGATCGGCATGTCGCGCGCCGCGGTCAGCAACCACCTCAGGCTGCTCGAGCTTGGGGATGCGGCCAAAGAGCTGCTGGGGGAGCGCAAGCTGGAAATGGGTCACGGGCGCGCCTTGCTGGCCGTAACGAACCCGGCCCGGCAGGCTGCGCTGGCGCGGCTGATCGCCGAGAAGGGGCTGACCGTTCGCGACGCGGAGCGCCTGGCGCAAGCGGAGGGCCGGCCCGAGAAGACACCGGCGCCGCGGGACCCCAATGTGGTCAGCCTGGAGCGCGACCTGAGCGAGCGGTGGGGAGCGCCCGTGCGCATCCGCCACGGCAAGCGCGGCGGGCGCCTGGAAGTGCGCTACAAGAACCTGGACGAGCTCCAGTCTCTGCTCTCCCGACTCCCGTAG
- a CDS encoding ABC transporter permease subunit — protein MTAAAILAVVAILCVFGPALTPVEFDYLDWDYVSVPPSLEGWHFFGTDDLGRDLFVRTLVGGRISLMVGLVATAVSLLIGISYGAVAGYLGGRTDQVMMRIVDILYAMPFMFLVILLMVLFGRNIALIFVAIGAINWLDMARIVRGQTLSIKRREFVEAAQAAGVSTPRIIRRHIVPNLFGVVVVYVTLTIPQVILVESFLSFLGLGVQEPMTSWGALVNEGAKELENAPWTLIFPAGFLAATLFCCNFIGDGLRDALDPRDRSA, from the coding sequence ATGACCGCCGCCGCGATTCTGGCCGTCGTGGCCATCCTGTGCGTTTTCGGTCCGGCCCTGACGCCGGTCGAATTCGATTATCTCGACTGGGACTACGTTTCGGTTCCGCCCTCGCTGGAAGGCTGGCATTTCTTCGGCACCGACGATCTCGGCAGGGATCTGTTCGTGCGCACGCTGGTCGGAGGCCGTATCTCGCTGATGGTGGGGCTGGTCGCGACCGCGGTAAGCCTGCTGATCGGCATCAGCTACGGAGCCGTGGCAGGTTACCTTGGCGGACGGACGGACCAGGTGATGATGCGCATCGTCGATATTCTGTATGCGATGCCCTTCATGTTCCTGGTCATCCTGCTGATGGTCCTTTTCGGACGCAACATCGCGCTGATCTTCGTGGCCATCGGCGCCATCAACTGGCTGGACATGGCGCGCATCGTGCGCGGCCAGACGCTGAGCATCAAGCGCCGCGAATTCGTCGAGGCCGCCCAGGCAGCCGGCGTGTCCACGCCCCGGATCATCCGGCGGCACATCGTCCCCAATCTCTTCGGCGTGGTGGTGGTGTACGTCACGCTCACGATCCCGCAGGTGATCCTGGTGGAGTCCTTCCTGAGCTTTCTGGGGCTGGGGGTACAGGAACCCATGACCTCCTGGGGCGCGCTGGTGAACGAGGGCGCCAAGGAGCTTGAAAACGCCCCCTGGACGCTGATCTTCCCCGCCGGGTTCCTGGCCGCCACCCTGTTCTGCTGCAATTTCATCGGCGACGGGCTGCGCGACGCGCTGGACCCGCGCGACAGGAGCGCCTGA
- a CDS encoding ABC transporter ATP-binding protein: protein MSLISVRDLKVDFSTPDGVVHAVRGIDFDLEAGKTLGIVGESGSGKSQTVLSLMGLLADNGRSSGSARFEGRELIGMADRDLRGIRGNRIAMIFQDPMTSLNPYLKIGVQMAQVLELHEGMGRRQALRRCGELLEAVRIPDAGKRLQSWPHELSGGMRQRVTIATALLCTPALLIADEPTTALDVTVQAQILNLMQELRSDFNAAIVFITHDLGIVAGFCDDVLVMQDGECKERGSVDRVYAAPKHPYTQRLLAAVPRLDRDARPRGKGASGAGPVLDVEGLDVVYSLNRPRLFAPRPKLKAVTTGTFTISPGETLGVVGESGCGKSSLARAVIGLVPPSAGRVTLLGGDLQDADKKTWMAARRNMQMVFQDPLASLNPRMTARQIVAEPLGACRPDLSRPERNERVVRILNRVGLKDGQLDRYPHEFSGGQCQRIGIARALAPGPAVVICDEAVSALDVSIRAQIVDLLMELQDELGLALIFIAHDLAVVRQISHRVVVMYLGRAMEIADSGQLYARPMHPYTRALIEAAPIPDPQVERARKRELLQGEPPSPLNPPPGCAFSARCTFAVDRCRQETPELRRLSHGMVACHRAEAIAAGRA from the coding sequence ATGTCGCTGATTTCGGTTCGCGATCTCAAGGTCGATTTCAGCACGCCGGACGGTGTCGTGCATGCGGTGCGCGGCATCGACTTCGACCTGGAGGCGGGGAAGACCCTGGGCATCGTGGGCGAGTCCGGCTCGGGCAAGAGCCAGACGGTGCTGAGCCTCATGGGCCTTCTGGCCGACAACGGCCGCAGCTCGGGAAGCGCCCGGTTCGAGGGCCGCGAACTGATCGGCATGGCCGATCGCGACCTGCGCGGTATCCGAGGCAATCGGATCGCGATGATCTTTCAGGACCCCATGACTTCGCTGAACCCGTACCTGAAGATCGGGGTGCAGATGGCGCAGGTTCTGGAACTGCACGAGGGCATGGGTCGCAGGCAGGCGCTGAGGCGATGCGGGGAGCTGCTGGAGGCCGTGCGTATACCGGACGCGGGCAAACGGCTCCAGTCGTGGCCGCACGAGTTGTCCGGCGGCATGCGCCAGCGAGTGACGATCGCCACGGCGCTGCTGTGCACCCCCGCACTGCTGATCGCGGACGAGCCCACCACGGCGCTGGACGTCACGGTGCAGGCGCAGATTCTTAACCTGATGCAGGAACTGCGCAGCGATTTCAACGCCGCCATCGTCTTCATTACCCACGATCTCGGCATAGTGGCGGGCTTTTGCGATGATGTGCTGGTCATGCAGGACGGCGAGTGCAAGGAGCGCGGCAGCGTGGACCGGGTCTACGCCGCCCCGAAGCATCCGTATACGCAACGACTGCTGGCCGCCGTCCCCCGGCTGGACCGCGACGCCCGTCCGCGCGGCAAGGGCGCGAGCGGCGCCGGGCCCGTTCTGGATGTCGAGGGCCTGGACGTCGTCTATTCACTGAATCGCCCCCGTCTGTTCGCTCCCCGGCCGAAGCTCAAGGCGGTCACGACCGGGACCTTCACGATCTCGCCCGGTGAAACGCTGGGCGTTGTGGGTGAGTCGGGCTGCGGCAAGTCGTCCCTGGCGCGGGCGGTCATCGGGCTGGTTCCCCCAAGCGCCGGGCGCGTGACATTGCTGGGAGGCGACCTGCAGGACGCCGACAAGAAGACCTGGATGGCTGCCCGGCGCAATATGCAAATGGTTTTCCAGGACCCGCTGGCTTCGCTGAATCCGCGCATGACCGCCCGGCAGATCGTCGCCGAACCGCTGGGCGCCTGCCGGCCCGATCTTTCCAGGCCCGAGCGTAATGAGCGAGTGGTCAGGATACTCAACCGCGTCGGCCTGAAGGACGGGCAACTGGACCGGTATCCGCACGAGTTCTCGGGCGGCCAGTGCCAGCGGATCGGCATCGCCCGGGCCCTGGCGCCGGGGCCGGCGGTCGTGATCTGCGACGAGGCGGTCAGCGCTCTGGACGTGTCCATCCGGGCGCAGATCGTGGACCTGCTGATGGAACTGCAGGACGAACTCGGGCTGGCGCTCATATTCATCGCCCACGACCTGGCGGTCGTTCGCCAGATCAGTCACCGGGTGGTGGTGATGTACCTGGGCCGGGCGATGGAAATCGCCGACAGCGGACAGCTGTATGCCCGGCCCATGCATCCCTACACCAGGGCGCTCATCGAGGCCGCGCCGATACCCGACCCGCAGGTGGAGCGCGCCCGCAAGCGCGAGCTGCTTCAGGGAGAACCGCCGTCGCCGCTGAACCCGCCGCCGGGATGCGCGTTCTCGGCGCGCTGCACTTTCGCGGTGGATCGCTGCCGCCAGGAAACGCCGGAACTGCGCAGACTTTCACACGGCATGGTGGCCTGCCACCGCGCGGAAGCGATCGCGGCCGGCCGGGCATGA
- a CDS encoding peptide ABC transporter substrate-binding protein, protein MAATALALAGCGGGQDQAPVSYGPIGGESGAELAEAQILRRGNGTEPQSLDPHRAEGVPSSNILRDLFEGLVAEAPDGELIPGAAESWEISEDGLTYTFTMRPDGRWSNGDPVTARDFEYGLRRSADPNTLSRYSSVLAPIRNARAVIAGELPPEALGVEAVDERTFVIRLETPTPYLLGLLTHSTCYAVHRGVVETSGTNWARVETHVGNGAYRLEEWVVQSHIHLARNPHYWDDANTTIDEVRYYAIENQDAELKRYRADELDITSIIPQKQLKWIRQNLADEFRVTPYLGTYYFGFNTTRSPFVGRPGLRRALSLAVDRDIIANVVSGAGELPAYSWVPPVRGYEQQVPEEAAWTQAQREAEARRLYAEAGYSEENPLQVEVLYNTSDNHKRIAIALAFMWKQVLGVEASLANQEWKVFLETRKRKEETQIYRAGWIGDYEDAYTFAQLLESTNEQNDFGYDSPRYDALLAAASAEPDVALRAQYLQEAERVLLADQPLMPLYFYVTKRMVKPWVEGYEGNIMDHIYTRHLRILKH, encoded by the coding sequence ATGGCGGCGACCGCGCTCGCGCTCGCAGGCTGTGGCGGCGGCCAGGACCAGGCGCCGGTGAGCTACGGTCCGATCGGCGGCGAATCGGGCGCGGAGCTGGCGGAAGCGCAGATATTGCGCCGGGGCAACGGAACCGAGCCGCAGTCGCTGGATCCGCACCGCGCCGAAGGGGTCCCCTCGTCAAACATCCTGCGCGACCTGTTCGAGGGACTGGTGGCCGAGGCGCCCGACGGCGAGTTGATCCCCGGGGCCGCCGAGTCCTGGGAGATATCCGAAGACGGCCTGACCTATACCTTTACCATGCGTCCGGACGGACGTTGGAGCAACGGCGATCCGGTTACGGCGCGCGATTTCGAGTATGGCCTGCGCCGCAGCGCCGACCCGAATACGCTGTCGCGCTATTCCAGCGTGCTGGCGCCTATCCGCAACGCGCGGGCCGTGATTGCCGGCGAGCTGCCGCCGGAGGCGCTGGGCGTCGAGGCGGTCGACGAGCGCACTTTCGTGATTCGGCTTGAAACGCCCACGCCCTACCTGTTGGGCCTGCTTACCCATTCGACCTGCTACGCGGTGCATCGAGGCGTCGTGGAAACAAGCGGGACGAACTGGGCGCGGGTGGAAACGCACGTCGGCAACGGCGCCTATCGCCTTGAGGAATGGGTCGTGCAATCGCACATTCACCTCGCCCGCAATCCGCACTACTGGGACGACGCCAACACGACGATCGACGAGGTGCGCTACTACGCCATCGAGAATCAGGACGCCGAACTGAAGCGCTATCGCGCCGACGAGCTGGACATCACCAGCATCATCCCGCAAAAGCAGCTCAAGTGGATACGGCAGAACCTGGCCGACGAATTCCGCGTCACGCCCTACCTGGGCACCTACTATTTCGGCTTCAATACCACCCGGTCTCCGTTCGTCGGCCGGCCGGGCCTGAGGCGCGCGTTGTCGCTGGCGGTGGATCGCGACATCATTGCGAACGTCGTGAGCGGAGCCGGCGAATTGCCTGCCTACAGCTGGGTCCCTCCGGTGCGCGGCTACGAGCAGCAGGTGCCTGAGGAGGCCGCATGGACCCAGGCGCAACGCGAGGCGGAAGCCAGGCGCCTGTATGCCGAGGCGGGCTATTCGGAGGAGAATCCCCTGCAGGTGGAGGTCCTGTACAACACCTCCGACAATCACAAGCGCATCGCGATCGCGCTGGCCTTCATGTGGAAGCAGGTGCTGGGCGTGGAAGCCTCGCTGGCCAACCAGGAGTGGAAGGTTTTCCTGGAAACCCGCAAGCGCAAGGAAGAGACCCAGATCTACCGCGCCGGGTGGATCGGCGACTACGAGGACGCCTACACCTTCGCGCAGCTTCTCGAGTCCACCAACGAGCAGAACGATTTCGGTTACGACAGCCCGCGCTACGACGCCCTGCTGGCGGCCGCGTCGGCCGAACCGGACGTGGCGCTGCGGGCGCAGTACCTGCAGGAGGCCGAGCGTGTCCTGCTCGCCGACCAGCCCCTCATGCCGTTGTATTTCTACGTCACCAAGCGGATGGTCAAACCATGGGTCGAAGGGTACGAAGGCAACATCATGGACCACATCTACACCCGGCACCTCCGTATCCTGAAGCACTAG
- a CDS encoding ParA family protein, whose product MKRTFAIANRKGGVGKTTTAINLAACLAQMDRKVLLVDLDPQANATTGCGVGRDDIGESVYGLLMGRARASDSVIRIESAGFDLLPATAGLTAAEVELLEVEQGRELQMRGALLEVASNYQTILLDCPPSLNILTLNALVAAEGVLVPIQCEYFALEGLSSLVGVIEGLCARSNPDLEISGIIRTMYDGRTRLARDVSEQLQKHFPNELFRTIIPRNVRLAEAPGFGLSVLQHDRLSSGALAYAALAGEMIRRGLAE is encoded by the coding sequence CTGAAACGCACTTTCGCAATCGCCAACCGCAAAGGCGGCGTGGGCAAGACCACGACGGCCATCAACCTGGCCGCCTGCCTTGCGCAAATGGACCGCAAGGTGTTGCTGGTCGATCTCGATCCGCAAGCAAACGCGACCACCGGCTGCGGCGTGGGCCGCGACGACATCGGAGAATCCGTTTACGGACTCCTGATGGGCCGGGCGCGGGCGTCGGACAGCGTGATCAGGATCGAATCGGCCGGATTCGACCTGCTGCCGGCAACCGCGGGTCTCACGGCCGCCGAAGTCGAGTTGCTGGAAGTGGAGCAAGGCCGGGAGCTCCAGATGCGCGGGGCCTTGCTGGAAGTGGCGTCGAACTATCAGACGATCCTGCTCGACTGTCCGCCGAGCCTCAACATCCTCACGCTGAACGCCCTGGTGGCCGCCGAGGGCGTGCTGGTGCCGATCCAGTGCGAGTACTTTGCGCTGGAGGGCTTGTCGTCGCTGGTGGGCGTGATCGAGGGGCTGTGCGCCCGCTCGAACCCCGACCTGGAGATAAGCGGCATAATCCGCACCATGTACGATGGCCGAACGCGGTTGGCCCGGGACGTTTCCGAGCAATTGCAGAAGCATTTTCCCAACGAACTGTTCCGTACGATTATTCCGCGCAACGTGCGCCTGGCCGAGGCGCCCGGCTTCGGTTTGTCCGTCCTGCAGCACGACCGGCTCTCCAGCGGCGCGCTGGCCTACGCCGCCCTCGCCGGCGAAATGATTCGTCGGGGGCTTGCCGAATAA
- the rsmG gene encoding 16S rRNA (guanine(527)-N(7))-methyltransferase RsmG, with translation MPAGAANPTPAAPSERLATGLAELGLPAGAGDLERLNAYLDMLTRWNRTYRLTARATREELVVRHVLDSAAALPFLPSGPKLDAGSGAGLPGLVLALLRPESPWVLLDSAARKVAFLRHACSELGLVNVRVVRERLEGYRPAVPPGAIVARALAPLPNLVRLADHLVRRGSLLVAMLGRRPSGRQLRSLPTVECRSCDPVRVPGLDAQRHVAVFACATGAPARGVGN, from the coding sequence ATGCCCGCGGGCGCCGCGAATCCCACCCCCGCCGCGCCGTCCGAGCGGTTGGCGACAGGCCTGGCGGAGCTGGGCCTGCCCGCGGGCGCCGGCGACCTTGAACGGCTGAACGCATACCTGGACATGTTGACCCGCTGGAACCGCACGTACCGACTGACGGCCCGGGCGACCCGCGAAGAACTCGTGGTTCGCCACGTGCTGGACAGCGCGGCGGCGCTTCCCTTCCTGCCTTCCGGACCGAAGCTGGATGCGGGCAGCGGAGCGGGGCTGCCGGGCCTGGTCCTCGCGCTCCTGCGGCCCGAGAGCCCCTGGGTGCTGCTGGACTCGGCCGCCAGGAAGGTGGCTTTTCTTCGCCATGCCTGCTCGGAGCTTGGTCTCGTCAACGTGCGCGTCGTGCGCGAGCGCCTTGAAGGCTATCGGCCCGCCGTACCGCCGGGCGCAATCGTGGCACGGGCCCTGGCGCCGCTGCCGAATCTCGTTCGGCTGGCCGATCACCTTGTGCGTCGGGGGTCGCTGCTGGTGGCCATGCTCGGCCGCCGTCCGTCCGGGCGGCAGTTGCGTAGCCTGCCGACGGTCGAATGCCGATCATGCGATCCGGTTCGTGTGCCGGGCCTGGATGCGCAACGTCATGTCGCCGTCTTTGCATGCGCGACAGGAGCGCCTGCGCGGGGGGTGGGCAACTGA